Proteins from one Robertmurraya sp. FSL R5-0851 genomic window:
- a CDS encoding ABC transporter permease, with protein MGVLMDIKTLWGLRVQEFYRKMFRYYSIIGANVVYFFLIISSIFIYYFNLFLQWIPPQISVEVILSLFVTFILMQTKVRTFIKRADIVFLLPLEWKLKSYFIKSLVYSFVIDFIKSLSLITILLSLFLHKTNISLPVFFLIVGIVSYNILMKWTEQWLKNHVQFVLHRLNRFFSIYLMCYFLFKNDWVFELVLMSINFVYLIYFIGKKRNLNWQWLIVEEESALLRNFKFINIFMDVPNLKRSFRNRRLLTMILKRCIPYSQSSTFVYLYSHLFVRYNDYFYLYLRLTLIGIFVNYAIPTSGWIFNLLILFMTGYQVIPLQHEIKQSVLLYPISKTQINDSFLKFVLVVLYAQLFILYFAMFIYTSTAKIYYLVIGSLFVYVFVYFFVSKRVNVSGSALKE; from the coding sequence TGGGTGTATTAATGGATATAAAAACATTATGGGGGTTAAGGGTTCAGGAATTTTATAGAAAGATGTTCAGATACTATTCAATAATTGGTGCGAATGTTGTTTATTTTTTTCTGATTATTAGTAGTATCTTTATTTATTATTTTAATTTATTTCTTCAGTGGATACCTCCTCAAATATCTGTTGAAGTAATCTTATCACTATTTGTAACCTTCATTTTAATGCAGACAAAAGTTCGTACATTTATTAAAAGGGCAGATATAGTCTTTTTGTTGCCATTAGAATGGAAATTAAAGTCGTATTTTATTAAATCACTTGTATATAGTTTTGTTATTGATTTTATTAAATCGCTTAGTTTGATTACCATTTTATTATCCCTATTTTTACACAAAACTAATATAAGTCTTCCAGTCTTCTTTTTAATAGTGGGGATTGTTTCTTATAACATTTTAATGAAGTGGACTGAACAATGGTTAAAGAACCATGTACAATTTGTGTTACATAGGTTAAATAGGTTTTTTTCAATATATTTAATGTGTTACTTTTTGTTTAAAAATGACTGGGTTTTTGAGCTTGTTTTAATGAGTATAAATTTCGTCTATTTAATTTATTTTATAGGAAAAAAAAGAAATCTGAATTGGCAGTGGCTAATAGTTGAAGAAGAAAGTGCCTTATTAAGAAACTTTAAATTTATTAATATTTTCATGGATGTTCCTAATCTTAAACGTTCTTTTCGGAATAGACGTTTGCTCACTATGATTCTGAAAAGGTGTATCCCATATAGTCAAAGTAGCACATTCGTATATTTATACTCACACTTGTTTGTAAGATATAATGATTACTTTTACCTTTATTTAAGACTAACTTTAATTGGCATATTTGTTAATTATGCTATACCAACAAGTGGTTGGATTTTTAATCTCCTAATTTTATTTATGACTGGATATCAAGTAATTCCTTTACAACATGAAATTAAACAAAGTGTATTACTTTACCCTATTTCTAAAACCCAGATAAATGATTCTTTCTTAAAGTTTGTCTTGGTTGTATTATATGCACAATTATTTATTCTATATTTCGCTATGTTCATTTATACTTCTACTGCTAAAATATACTATCTTGTAATTGGAAGTTTATTTGTTTATGTATTCGTGTATTTCTTTGTATCAAAGAGAGTCAATGTCTCAGGAAGTGCCTTAAAAGAATAG
- the pdxR gene encoding MocR-like pyridoxine biosynthesis transcription factor PdxR: MLWISIDRTMDMPLIRQVYEQIRMRILHGELSAGECLPPSRELASSLGISRNVVVEAYDQLLAEGYIEGRQGSGTYVAEGAYLDQQEKKDFLSFFDMHQLKEETNDIIDFRSGLPALDMFPRNTWGQISKQVCADTSHSIFGYGYPEGRIELRHILSRYLKRTRGVHCHPDQLVITSGATQALSLIANLFLSPGDEVMIEDPITHEIQTIFTSPGSTLYPIPVDEQGMRTDLIPLDKKPSFIFVTPSHQFPLGGTLPIQRRIQLIQFARKANCYIVEDDYDSEFRYQGAPINSLQGLDPDRVVYIGTFSKILSPALRLGYLILPPSLTKRCKDLKWFTDLHTPSLEQLTIARFIDERHLERHIRKMKKIYKARRDQVKKCLTEEFGNKVKILGDSTGLHLIAEFKNIEFTDQKVKSIMERHKINIYPVELHTIKKEMHQNKIILGYGNLTIEEIKEGINRLKQALI, translated from the coding sequence ATGCTGTGGATATCAATTGATCGAACAATGGATATGCCTTTAATTAGACAAGTTTACGAACAAATTCGTATGCGTATATTACATGGGGAACTTTCAGCCGGGGAATGTCTTCCACCTTCCCGTGAATTAGCCTCAAGTCTAGGTATTTCACGAAATGTTGTAGTAGAAGCTTATGACCAATTATTAGCAGAAGGATATATAGAAGGACGGCAAGGGTCAGGAACATATGTTGCTGAAGGAGCATACTTGGATCAACAGGAGAAAAAAGATTTTTTATCTTTTTTTGACATGCATCAATTAAAAGAGGAAACAAACGACATTATTGATTTTCGTTCAGGTCTTCCTGCTTTAGATATGTTTCCAAGGAATACATGGGGACAAATCTCTAAACAAGTTTGTGCAGATACTTCTCATTCCATTTTTGGTTATGGCTATCCTGAAGGGAGAATTGAACTACGTCATATCCTTTCTCGCTACCTTAAAAGAACAAGGGGGGTTCATTGCCATCCAGACCAATTAGTTATTACCTCCGGAGCAACACAAGCTTTATCTCTTATAGCTAATCTATTTCTTTCCCCTGGGGATGAAGTAATGATTGAAGATCCTATTACTCATGAAATTCAAACAATTTTTACTTCTCCAGGCTCAACACTCTATCCTATACCTGTGGATGAACAAGGAATGAGAACAGATTTAATTCCACTAGATAAAAAACCTAGTTTTATTTTTGTCACACCGTCACATCAGTTTCCACTTGGAGGGACTTTGCCTATTCAACGCCGGATTCAACTTATTCAATTTGCTCGAAAAGCTAATTGCTATATTGTAGAAGATGATTATGACAGCGAATTTCGTTATCAAGGTGCTCCCATTAATTCACTTCAAGGGCTTGATCCAGATAGAGTGGTTTACATAGGAACTTTTAGCAAGATATTGTCACCAGCGCTTAGATTAGGTTACTTAATTCTTCCGCCTTCTTTAACAAAACGATGTAAAGATTTAAAATGGTTCACAGATCTTCACACCCCCTCATTAGAACAACTTACTATTGCACGCTTTATAGATGAAAGACATTTGGAGCGCCATATTAGAAAAATGAAAAAAATTTATAAAGCACGACGGGATCAGGTGAAAAAATGTTTAACAGAAGAGTTTGGTAATAAGGTGAAAATTTTAGGGGATTCAACAGGCCTGCATTTGATTGCTGAATTTAAAAACATAGAGTTTACAGATCAAAAAGTAAAAAGCATAATGGAACGACATAAAATTAATATTTATCCAGTCGAACTTCATACCATTAAAAAGGAAATGCATCAAAATAAAATAATTTTAGGTTATGGAAATTTAACAATAGAGGAAATAAAAGAAGGTATCAATAGACTAAAACAAGCTCTAATTTAA
- a CDS encoding DUF2000 domain-containing protein has translation MKCVMVIDADLPTGLIANTAAVLALTLGKKIDGIIGPTVIDGSGHSHVGITTTPIPILKGDSLKIKDLRDKVYAEEFSDLLVVDFSNAAQTTKNYEEYTQKIATFSANDLEYLGLALCGDKKKVNKLTGSMGLLR, from the coding sequence ATGAAATGTGTAATGGTTATTGATGCGGATTTACCAACAGGATTAATTGCAAATACTGCTGCGGTGTTAGCCCTTACTTTAGGAAAGAAAATAGATGGAATTATTGGGCCAACTGTAATAGATGGAAGTGGTCATTCTCATGTAGGGATAACTACCACTCCGATTCCTATTCTGAAGGGTGATTCTCTAAAGATTAAGGATTTAAGAGATAAGGTATATGCTGAAGAATTTTCCGATTTACTTGTTGTTGACTTTAGTAATGCTGCACAAACAACAAAAAATTATGAGGAATATACCCAAAAAATAGCGACATTCTCAGCAAATGATCTAGAGTATTTAGGATTAGCTTTATGTGGAGACAAGAAAAAGGTTAATAAACTAACTGGAAGTATGGGACTTCTAAGATAA
- a CDS encoding SUMF1/EgtB/PvdO family nonheme iron enzyme — MSNQVKNQLENMIVIPGGTFLRGSNDSPDEQPVKLVTLNDFAIDKTPVTNQQFRVFVEEGGYGNPVFWAPKGWDYINDNNIKYPNYWYDDHFNQDDHPVTGVSWWEAMAFAEFAGKTLPTEAQWEYACKGKDQRKYPWGNDEPTFEYANYAVDCNPEELNRSSTSVFAFPKNKSFFGCLDMAGNLAEWCLDNASLNYKWDETGMNPLYLSSQEDYHIVRGGCGLHNEDFMRCTARDNYPVSVRDNLIGFRCVINTI, encoded by the coding sequence GTGAGTAATCAAGTGAAAAATCAGTTAGAAAATATGATAGTGATCCCAGGTGGGACGTTTCTCCGAGGGAGTAACGATTCACCAGATGAACAGCCAGTTAAGTTGGTTACTTTAAATGATTTTGCTATTGATAAAACACCAGTAACAAACCAACAATTTCGAGTGTTCGTAGAAGAAGGAGGATATGGAAATCCGGTCTTTTGGGCACCAAAAGGGTGGGATTATATCAATGATAACAATATAAAATACCCAAATTATTGGTATGACGATCACTTTAATCAAGATGATCATCCGGTAACAGGAGTCAGTTGGTGGGAGGCAATGGCCTTTGCTGAGTTTGCAGGAAAGACCTTACCGACTGAAGCACAATGGGAATACGCTTGTAAGGGTAAAGATCAAAGAAAATATCCATGGGGAAACGACGAACCTACTTTTGAGTATGCAAACTATGCCGTTGATTGCAATCCTGAAGAATTAAATCGTAGCTCGACATCTGTTTTTGCATTCCCTAAGAATAAATCTTTTTTCGGATGTTTAGATATGGCAGGGAATTTAGCAGAATGGTGTTTAGATAACGCTTCTCTTAATTACAAATGGGATGAAACAGGAATGAATCCATTATATCTTTCATCACAAGAAGATTATCACATTGTTAGAGGTGGATGCGGATTACATAATGAAGATTTTATGAGATGTACAGCAAGAGACAACTATCCTGTTTCAGTTAGAGATAATTTAATTGGTTTTCGTTGTGTTATCAATACTATTTAA